The genomic stretch GAAGGCACCCGCGGCGCGCGCATCCTCATCGGCCTGGGACTGATCGTTCTCACGTTCACCCTCATCTCGACGCTGCTGAATCTCGTCGTCATCAGCTGGCTGCTCCGCAGCTTCTCGCTCTTTTTCATCATCGCGCTCGTCGTGATTTTCCAGCCGGAGCTCCGCCGCGCCCTCACCGAACTCGGCAGCCATCGCTTCTTCGGCTCCGCCTTTGAGAATCGCGAGACGATCGAGGAAGTCACCGACACTGTCTTCGAGCTGGCCGGCAAGGGTTTCGGCGCCCTCATTGCCATCGAGCGCGAGATCAACCTCCGCACCATCGCCGAGACCGGTGTGATCATCGATTGCGACTATTCCAAGGAGCTGGTGCTCACGATCTTCCAGCCGAAGACCGTGCTGCACGACGGCGGCCTCATTCTTTCCGGCGATCGGATGATCGCGGCCGGCTGCATCTTCCCGCTCACGCAACGAGAGGATCTCGACCGAAACCTCGGCCTGCGCCATCGCGCCGGGCTCGGTCTCAGCGAGGAATCCGACGCCCTGGCGATCGTCGTGAGCGAGGAGACCGGCCAGGTCTCGATCTGCCATAACGGCCTCATCGAACGGGACCTCGGCGTGGAAAAATTTCGCCACCGCCTCAGCCAGCTTTTACTTTTGGAGAAGTATGACGATCGCCCAGAGACTGACCCACCGCTGGAGGC from Chthoniobacterales bacterium encodes the following:
- the cdaA gene encoding diadenylate cyclase CdaA, encoding MTEPIWDLIRENWTAPIEIIILAIALYYIYTYLEGTRGARILIGLGLIVLTFTLISTLLNLVVISWLLRSFSLFFIIALVVIFQPELRRALTELGSHRFFGSAFENRETIEEVTDTVFELAGKGFGALIAIEREINLRTIAETGVIIDCDYSKELVLTIFQPKTVLHDGGLILSGDRMIAAGCIFPLTQREDLDRNLGLRHRAGLGLSEESDALAIVVSEETGQVSICHNGLIERDLGVEKFRHRLSQLLLLEKYDDRPETDPPLEA